The following is a genomic window from Chloroflexota bacterium.
CCGAGGCCTTCTGGAAGAAGGCCGAAGCCGCAGGTCTCCCCCGGCTCATCGTCGTCAACAAGATGGATCGTGAGAACGCCGACTTCTTCCGCACGCTGACCGCCATCCAGAGCCGCCTGGGCCGCCAGTGCGTTCCCGTCTTTCTCCCCCAGGGCGCGGTGCAGTCCTTCAGCGGCGTCACCAACCTCCTCAACCCGGCCGACCTGGGGAAAGACCCCCGCTTCGCCGAGTTCCGCGACGCGCTTACCGAGGTGGCCGCCGAAGCCGACGACGCCCTGACGGAGAAGTACCTGGAGAAGGGCGGCCTGGAGCAGGAGGACCTGCAGAGGGGCGTGAAGCTCGGCCTCCTGAAGGGCACGCTCTGCCCGGTGCTGGTCACGGCGGCATTGAAGGAGATCGGCGTCAGGGAGGCCCTCGATTTCCTGGGGAAGTTCGCCCCGTCGCCGGGTGAGCGTCCCGCCGTGGAGGTCGAAAGCTCCGGGAAGAAGGCCGCCTTATCGCCCAAGTCGGGACCGGCGGCGGCCCTCGTCTTCAAGACCAGCGCCGACCCGTATGTGGGCAAGCTCTCCTATGTGCGCGTGGTGAGCGGCGTGCTGAAGAGCGATTCCCAGGTGTGGAATGCCGCCAAGGGCCAGCAGGAGCGCATCGGCCAGGTGTTCATCATGCGCGGCAAGCACCAGGAGCCCATCGCCCAGCTGAGCGCGGGGGACATCGGCGCGATACCCAAGCTCCAGCACACCAGCACCGGCGAGACCCTCTGCGCCCGGGAATCGCCTGTGGCGGTCCCCATGCCGCCCTTCCCCGGGGCCATCTATAGCGTCGCCATCGCCCCCAAGACCAAGGCCGATATGGACAAGATGGGCGCCGCCGTCACGCGGCTCGTCGAGGAGGACCCGAGCCTCCACTTCAGCCGCGACCCGGCGACGGGCGAATCGGTGCTGGGGAGCCAGGGAGACGCCCATATAGACGTGGCGGTGAAGAAGCTCAAGCGCAAGTTCGGCGTGGACGTCCTCACCTCGGTGCCGCGGGTGCCGTACCGGGAGTCCATCGCCTCCAAAACCGTGGCCGAGTACCGGCACAGGAAGCAATCGGGAGGCCACGGGCAGTACGGCCACGTCGTCCTCGAGATCGAGCCGCAGCCCCGGGGCGCAGGCGTCGCCTTCGAGGTGAAAGTCGTCGGCGGCTCGGTGCCCAAGGAGTTCATCCCGGCGGTGGAAAAGGGCGTGATGGAGGCCGTCCACCAGGGGCCCCTTTCGGGCAATCCCATCGTGGACGTGAAGGTCGTCCTCACGGACGGCTCGTCGCACCCGGTGGACTCATCGGGCATGGCCTTCCAGATCGCTGCCATCCAGTGCCTCAAGAAGGGCATCCAGCAGGCGACGCCGGTGATCCTGGAGCCGATCATGAGCTTCAAGATCACGGTGCCGGACAGCGCCACCGGGGACGTGATGGGCGACCTGAACGCGAAGCGCGGGCGCGTCCTGGGGATGAACCCCGAGGGCGGCTATACGACGGTCGAGGCGATGGCGCCCCTGGCGGAGATGCAGAAGTACGCCATCACCCTGCGCTCCATGACCCAGGGCCGGGGCGTCTACGCCATGGCCTTCGACCACTATGAGCCGGTGCCTGCGCACCTGGCGCAGAAGATCATCGCGGCCAGCGCCGCCCAGCACGCCGTGGCGGTGTAGGGGCGCGGGGCACGTGCCCTCACTCCGAGTGTCGCACCGGAGCACGCGCCCCCCGGTTCGGGATGTGAAACGTCCTGGGAATCACTTTCGGCTATTGACATCATGCTAAATGATGTGATATGCATTTCTATGTAGGCCTTCGCCAGGACAGAGAGCCGGGGAGGCGGACCGATCGTCGGGGACGCGCGCGTGCGCCTCCGGCTTGTCGGGACGCCTCCCTTTCTTTTTGCCCCGCGACCAGGGTCGGCCGCCCTGGTTCGTGATGGCAAGGGCAACCAAATCGTTGCGTGGGCGGATTCGGTGCGGACGATAAGTGCGGAACAGATGAGGTGCACGAACGTGGTCCGGAAGCGAAAGTGAAAAAACAATAGCTCACATGCGAGGTTGACCGGCTGACGCGAGTCGCCGTGCATGCTCGAAAGAGCGCCCTGACCGTTGCGGCTCCATCCGTAGCTTCGGGGCCGCGTCGGCTCGGGACACCGTGGGCGAGCTCTGGCTCCTGCCAGGGCGTGCAGCGCAAGGATAGAGAGGGTGGAGCAGCCGCCCTCCCGATTCCTGGCGCGTTAGAGCCTCGCAGTCTCGGCCCGAGACGAATGACTCATGCCTGCGATAAACGGAAAGCCTGAACAAAAAACCGGACCGCCCACGCAACGCTCGCAACCGATCAAACCAGAGTATGGACCGTGAAAGGGGCAAAAAGATGGACCGAAGTATAACTACGGAGACCCTGATGTAAGGTCTTGCCTCGAAAGTGGAAGTTGGTGCTGAGTCACACCTCATCCCTCGCCCCGTCGAGGGAGAGGTGAGGGGGCACAACTACAATTCAATCGACCTTTTGGGACAAAGCCCCTACCGCTTCGGTCTTGGGCTTTCCCAGATGGTGTGGTACTGGTTGCCGGTGATGGCGGAGGCCAGCTCGGCCGCCTCCAGGGCGCGGAGCTGCTTGAGGGCGGCGTCGCAGGCGGAGACGG
Proteins encoded in this region:
- a CDS encoding elongation factor G; amino-acid sequence: MQVYATDAIRNVVLLSHGGAGKTTLAEAMLHTSGVISRMGRVEEGTTTADYEQEEIERRTSVSLAIAPCEVAGVKLNLIDVPGYADFSGDAHSGIAAADCAAIVVSAVDGVEVGTEAFWKKAEAAGLPRLIVVNKMDRENADFFRTLTAIQSRLGRQCVPVFLPQGAVQSFSGVTNLLNPADLGKDPRFAEFRDALTEVAAEADDALTEKYLEKGGLEQEDLQRGVKLGLLKGTLCPVLVTAALKEIGVREALDFLGKFAPSPGERPAVEVESSGKKAALSPKSGPAAALVFKTSADPYVGKLSYVRVVSGVLKSDSQVWNAAKGQQERIGQVFIMRGKHQEPIAQLSAGDIGAIPKLQHTSTGETLCARESPVAVPMPPFPGAIYSVAIAPKTKADMDKMGAAVTRLVEEDPSLHFSRDPATGESVLGSQGDAHIDVAVKKLKRKFGVDVLTSVPRVPYRESIASKTVAEYRHRKQSGGHGQYGHVVLEIEPQPRGAGVAFEVKVVGGSVPKEFIPAVEKGVMEAVHQGPLSGNPIVDVKVVLTDGSSHPVDSSGMAFQIAAIQCLKKGIQQATPVILEPIMSFKITVPDSATGDVMGDLNAKRGRVLGMNPEGGYTTVEAMAPLAEMQKYAITLRSMTQGRGVYAMAFDHYEPVPAHLAQKIIAASAAQHAVAV